From a region of the Streptacidiphilus albus JL83 genome:
- a CDS encoding S53 family peptidase, whose translation MSPRRIILPLLGTAALAFSGLAAAAPAGAATTAAHGTASWVRSCAMVRTAGEMACNALRVTNTTEHVHAMGITPNATPSGYGPSSLLSAYNLPAGGGSGQTVAIVDAYNDPNAATDLATYRSQYGLPACTVASGCFKQVSQTGSTTSLPTANAGWAEEESLDIDMVSAIAPDAHIILVEAKSATTANLGTAVNEAVALGAKFVSNSYGGSESSSDPSYDTKYYNHPGVDITASSGDDGYGVEYPAASQYVTAVGGTSLSTASNARGWTESVWSTSSTEGAGSGCSAYDAKPSWQKDTGCSKRTVADVSAVADPATGVAVYDNYGGDPGWEVFGGTSVASPLIASVYADAGASSANYAAAGLYADPSGLWDVTTGSTASCSPAYLCTAEVGYDGPTGLGTPDGLGAFKG comes from the coding sequence ATGTCCCCCCGCCGGATCATCCTCCCGCTGCTCGGCACGGCCGCGCTGGCCTTCAGCGGCCTCGCCGCGGCCGCTCCCGCCGGGGCGGCGACCACCGCCGCGCACGGCACGGCCTCCTGGGTCCGATCCTGTGCCATGGTCCGCACCGCTGGTGAGATGGCCTGCAATGCGCTGCGCGTCACCAACACGACCGAGCACGTCCACGCGATGGGGATCACCCCCAACGCCACCCCCTCCGGCTACGGCCCCAGCAGCCTGCTGAGCGCCTACAACCTCCCGGCCGGCGGCGGCAGCGGCCAGACCGTCGCCATCGTCGACGCCTACAACGACCCCAACGCCGCCACCGACCTGGCCACCTACCGCTCCCAGTACGGGCTTCCCGCCTGCACCGTCGCCAGCGGCTGCTTCAAGCAGGTCAGCCAGACCGGCAGCACCACCTCGCTGCCCACCGCCAACGCCGGCTGGGCCGAGGAGGAGTCCCTCGACATCGACATGGTCTCGGCGATAGCCCCCGACGCCCACATCATCCTGGTCGAGGCCAAGTCGGCGACCACCGCCAACCTCGGCACCGCCGTCAACGAGGCGGTCGCCCTCGGCGCCAAGTTCGTCTCCAACAGCTACGGCGGCTCGGAGTCCAGCTCCGACCCGAGCTACGACACCAAGTACTACAACCACCCCGGCGTCGACATCACCGCCAGCTCGGGTGACGACGGCTACGGCGTCGAGTACCCGGCCGCCTCGCAGTACGTCACCGCGGTCGGCGGCACCTCGCTCAGCACCGCCTCCAACGCCCGCGGCTGGACCGAGTCGGTCTGGTCCACCTCGTCCACCGAGGGCGCGGGCTCCGGCTGCTCCGCCTACGACGCCAAGCCCAGCTGGCAGAAGGACACCGGCTGCTCCAAGCGGACCGTGGCCGACGTCTCGGCGGTCGCCGACCCGGCCACCGGTGTCGCGGTGTACGACAACTACGGCGGCGACCCGGGCTGGGAGGTCTTCGGCGGCACCAGCGTCGCCTCCCCGCTGATCGCCTCGGTCTACGCGGACGCCGGCGCCTCCAGCGCCAACTACGCGGCGGCCGGCCTCTACGCCGACCCGTCCGGCCTGTGGGACGTCACCACCGGCTCCACCGCCAGCTGCTCCCCGGCCTACCTCTGCACCGCCGAGGTCGGCTACGACGGCCCGACCGGGCTGGGCACCCCGGACGGCCTGGGCGCCTTCAAGGGCTGA
- the pgm gene encoding phosphoglucomutase (alpha-D-glucose-1,6-bisphosphate-dependent), with the protein MVHPRAGQPARPSDLVDIARLVTDYYTLTPDPADPAQRVAFGTSGHRGSASATAFNEDHIAATSQAICEYRAARGTTGPLFLGIDPHALSEPARATALEVLAANGVTVLLDTEDGYTPTPSVSLAILAHNRGRTDGPGLADGIVVTPSHNPPADGGFKYNPPHGGPADGAATGWIQDRANAILEKGGAEVRRVPYSRALAADTTGRYDFLGAYSAALPSVVDLDAVRSAGVRIGADPLGGASVGYWGRIAEEHRLDLTVVNPETDPTWRFMTLDWDGKIRMDCSSPYAMASLIERRADYQIATGNDADADRHGIVTPDAGLMNPNHYLAVALSYLFTHRQDWSPAAGIGKTLVSSSMIDRVAADLGRKLVEVPVGFKWFVDGLLGGEVAFGGEESAGASFLRRDGSPWTTDKDGILLALLASEIIAVTGQSPSQHYTALTARFGDPAYARVDAPATREQKAVLAALSPERVPAGDLAGEPVTAVLTRAPGNGAAIGGLKVCTENAWFAARPSGTEDVYKIYAESFLGPDHLTRVQDEARQLVAEVLAD; encoded by the coding sequence ATGGTGCATCCGCGAGCAGGACAGCCGGCGCGACCCAGTGACCTGGTCGACATCGCCAGACTGGTGACCGACTACTACACCCTCACCCCCGACCCGGCCGACCCCGCCCAACGGGTCGCCTTCGGCACCTCCGGCCATCGGGGATCCGCCTCGGCCACCGCCTTCAACGAGGACCACATCGCCGCGACCAGCCAGGCGATCTGCGAGTACCGCGCCGCCCGGGGCACGACCGGCCCGCTGTTCCTCGGCATCGACCCGCACGCCCTGTCCGAGCCCGCGCGCGCCACCGCGCTGGAGGTCCTCGCCGCCAACGGCGTCACCGTGCTGCTCGACACCGAGGACGGCTACACGCCCACCCCCTCCGTCTCGCTGGCGATCCTCGCCCACAACCGGGGGCGCACCGACGGCCCCGGCCTGGCCGACGGGATCGTGGTCACCCCCTCGCACAACCCGCCCGCCGACGGCGGCTTCAAGTACAACCCGCCGCACGGCGGCCCGGCGGACGGGGCCGCGACCGGCTGGATCCAGGACCGGGCCAACGCGATCCTGGAGAAGGGCGGCGCCGAGGTCCGGCGGGTCCCCTACAGCCGTGCCCTGGCCGCCGACACCACCGGCAGGTACGACTTCCTCGGCGCCTACAGCGCCGCCCTGCCGTCCGTCGTCGACCTGGACGCCGTCCGCTCGGCCGGGGTCAGGATCGGCGCCGACCCGCTCGGCGGAGCCTCCGTCGGCTACTGGGGGCGGATCGCCGAGGAGCACCGGCTCGACCTCACCGTGGTGAACCCGGAGACCGACCCCACCTGGCGCTTCATGACCCTGGACTGGGACGGGAAGATCCGGATGGACTGCTCCTCGCCCTACGCGATGGCCTCGCTCATCGAGCGGCGCGCCGACTACCAGATCGCCACCGGCAACGACGCCGACGCGGACCGGCACGGCATCGTCACCCCCGACGCCGGGCTGATGAACCCCAACCACTACCTGGCCGTCGCCCTCTCCTACCTCTTCACCCACCGTCAGGACTGGTCCCCGGCGGCCGGGATCGGCAAGACCCTGGTCTCCTCCTCGATGATCGACCGGGTCGCCGCCGACCTGGGCCGGAAACTGGTCGAGGTCCCGGTCGGCTTCAAGTGGTTCGTCGACGGGCTGCTCGGCGGCGAGGTCGCCTTCGGCGGGGAGGAGTCCGCCGGGGCCTCGTTCCTGCGCCGTGACGGCAGCCCCTGGACCACCGACAAGGACGGCATCCTGCTGGCGCTGCTGGCCTCCGAGATCATCGCGGTGACCGGGCAGAGCCCGTCCCAGCACTACACCGCGCTGACCGCGCGCTTCGGGGACCCCGCCTACGCCCGGGTCGACGCCCCGGCCACCCGCGAGCAGAAGGCCGTCCTGGCGGCGCTCTCGCCCGAACGGGTACCCGCCGGCGACCTGGCCGGCGAGCCGGTCACGGCGGTGCTCACCCGCGCGCCCGGCAACGGCGCGGCCATCGGCGGGCTCAAGGTCTGCACCGAGAACGCCTGGTTCGCGGCGCGCCCCTCCGGCACCGAGGACGTCTACAAGATCTACGCGGAGAGCTTCCTCGGCCCGGACCACCTGACCCGGGTCCAGGACGAGGCCCGGCAACTGGTCGCCGAGGTGCTGGCGGACTGA
- a CDS encoding pentapeptide repeat-containing protein, whose protein sequence is MDDNDSAGTGPSDLRADCGNCFGLCCVALVFTASSDFAVSKPAGTPCANLQPDFGCGIHARLRQSGFTGCTVYDCFGAGQKVSQLTFGGRDWRQDADTARRMFDAFPLMRQLHELLWYLTEALTLEPARPLHSDLAQLRAETEDLTQGGPEALAALDLPAHRERVNALLLRTSELVRAQAPGRRRERRGADLIGARLKGADLRGANLRGAYLIGADLRGADLRLADLIGADLRDARLGGADLTGSIFLTQAQLNAAKGDRDTRLPAALDRPGHW, encoded by the coding sequence GTGGACGACAACGACAGTGCGGGAACCGGCCCGTCCGACCTGAGGGCGGACTGCGGCAACTGCTTCGGGCTGTGCTGTGTCGCCCTCGTGTTCACCGCCTCCTCCGACTTCGCGGTCAGCAAGCCCGCCGGAACGCCCTGTGCCAACCTCCAGCCGGACTTCGGCTGCGGCATCCACGCCCGACTGCGGCAGAGCGGCTTCACCGGCTGCACCGTCTACGACTGCTTCGGCGCCGGCCAGAAGGTCTCCCAACTCACCTTCGGCGGCCGGGACTGGCGGCAGGACGCCGACACCGCCCGCCGGATGTTCGACGCCTTCCCGCTGATGCGCCAACTCCACGAACTGCTCTGGTACCTGACCGAGGCGCTCACCCTGGAGCCGGCCCGGCCGCTGCACAGCGACCTCGCCCAGCTCCGCGCCGAGACCGAGGACCTCACCCAGGGCGGTCCGGAGGCGCTGGCCGCCCTGGACCTCCCGGCCCACCGCGAGCGGGTCAACGCGCTGCTGCTGCGCACCAGCGAACTGGTCCGGGCCCAGGCTCCGGGACGCCGACGGGAACGCCGGGGCGCCGACTTGATCGGAGCCCGGCTCAAGGGCGCGGACCTGCGCGGCGCCAACCTGCGCGGGGCCTATCTGATCGGCGCCGACCTGCGCGGCGCGGACCTCCGGCTGGCCGACCTGATCGGGGCCGACCTGCGCGACGCCCGTCTCGGCGGCGCGGACCTCACCGGCAGCATCTTCCTCACCCAGGCCCAGCTCAACGCCGCGAAGGGCGACCGCGACACCCGGCTCCCGGCCGCGCTGGACCGCCCCGGCCACTGGTGA
- a CDS encoding VOC family protein — protein MRLDHVSYAVARDSFVSTVQWLGSALGASFTDGGVHPRFGTRNFVLPLAGGTYVEVVTTLDHPAADRALFGRAVAQRAEAGGGWLGWVVGVDDIAPIEARLGRTADDGHRVRPDGFDLRWRQIGVRDLIEDPQLPYFLQWLVDPEEIPSASPRTATRIDGLLISGDPKIVEDFLGTLADHDHPLDETQVTWSDGEETGLVSVEFATANGPIVI, from the coding sequence ATGCGACTCGACCACGTCTCCTACGCAGTGGCCCGGGACAGCTTCGTCTCCACGGTCCAATGGCTCGGCTCGGCGCTCGGCGCATCGTTCACGGACGGGGGTGTCCACCCGCGCTTCGGAACCCGCAACTTCGTGCTCCCGCTGGCCGGCGGCACCTATGTCGAGGTGGTGACCACCCTCGACCACCCGGCGGCGGACCGTGCGCTCTTCGGCCGCGCCGTCGCCCAGCGGGCCGAGGCCGGCGGTGGCTGGCTCGGCTGGGTGGTGGGCGTCGACGACATCGCCCCGATCGAGGCCCGGCTCGGCCGGACCGCCGACGACGGCCACCGGGTCCGCCCCGACGGCTTCGACCTGCGCTGGCGCCAGATCGGCGTCCGCGACCTGATCGAGGACCCGCAGCTGCCCTACTTCCTGCAGTGGCTGGTGGACCCCGAGGAGATCCCCTCGGCCTCCCCGCGCACCGCGACCAGGATCGACGGGCTGCTGATCTCCGGTGACCCGAAGATCGTCGAGGACTTCCTGGGCACCCTGGCCGACCACGACCATCCGCTCGACGAGACCCAGGTCACCTGGTCCGACGGCGAGGAGACCGGGCTGGTCAGCGTCGAGTTCGCCACGGCCAACGGCCCGATCGTGATCTGA